TGTTTACTTAaactaaatgtttattaatactTATCCTTACTGTAGATATTTAACTCACCAGGGAGTTTGAATCCAATCACACCTTTTGGTATTGATGCACCTCCTAAAGGACTCTTTTTAAGGAAGCTGGGTTGTGTAGGTTGAGGAGGTGTCAAGGGTTCTACAGAAGGCATGTTTATAAGCATACGAGGGTCTTTAGGAGGTCGAACGAGAGGATTTTTTACAGCAATCTTCGACTTCTGGACTGTAAAGTCCAAGGATGAAGCCTATGATggtgaaatcaaataaaaaaaaagcagtcaaCTCTAGCACTCAACTAAACTATATAGAAATTCCAGAAATCATTAATACATAATACTTGAAGtgcattaattaaaatttcacCTCTGATAGAAATAAAAGATCTGTTAATCCAGATGGTTTATCCTTATCCTTGTCTCCTGCCACATTTTCGAACCCTCTCTTCTGTCCAGATCTGTCTCTTTCTTCCTTGTACTCTTTACTGTCCATTACTGATTCTCcatgtttaatttcttttttcagttcTTTGCTAATTTCCTTTGATGCTGTTGTTTCAGAAAAGACCAACTGGCACTTATCTTTTTCTTCCTTAGTAATGGGTTcctgtgttttttcccctgattCCATCTCCCCAATTGTTGAAATGCTTCCTATGCTTTCAATATCTGTCATTTCTGCTACGAAATCTATTTTACATTCCTTTGTGTCACTTAGTATCTCTACGTTCAAGTTGCTCCCTGACATTTCTTTGAGGTTTTCAACCTCACTTTCATGATCATTTCTTCTTTTATCTAATTTCTTTGTCAAATCACTTATTATTCCCTTCATAACTCCAAAACGCGGTGTGACATCCTTTATTTCAACTAATAATCCAGGCTCTGCCTTATCGATCAGCTCTTGTTCTTCTGTATCTTTCAGTAAATTCTTTGGCATCTCGAGTGTTTCCTGTTCTGATTCTCTCTCCGGTAAGCACAAGCCCTCTGAATATCCAATCTCACGTTTAAGTGATAAAACTTTGTACTTATCCTGATTTATTTTATCCTCTACTGGGTTGTCACCAAAAATTGTCTTTTCTACAAGGGAAAAACTGCAATTGGGTTGAGCTTGCTCATATGTATGTTCACCCCTGCTCATAAGGGTTTCTTCACTGCGCGTTTCAAAGTCTTCGGGTGTCTGACCAGGAGAGCTggatattgcttttattttaaatgcagtttCACTGGAGCACTCCTCCTGAAATGAAGAACTTTGCATTTCATAAATAGACTCAACTGCAGGTTTATCTACCCTTTCCAGACTAACTGATTTTACTTCACTAAGTGGTGCTTCACACAACCTCAATTCATTTATTCTTGTATCATTTGGTTCTTCTAGCAAAGACCATTGTTCAAGAAAGCACTGGCCTGTTTTTTCTTGTACAGCCACCTCTTCTCTCTCTATTGGCTGCTTGTATGAGCTTGTATCTTTCTCAGTCGATTTCTTCACATCCATTGCAGCAGCTTCTGCTCTGAATTTTGGTGTGGTTTTGACAGTTTCCGTTTGGTTTCCTGTGCCTGTTTCTGGTCGTGTAATGACACCCTCAATGTTTTCTTCAGTCACTATAGCTGGTTGTTGTATTTCTGAACTGTTTTGATCACAAGCTTTATCATCCAACTCTTCGAGATCTATATTCAAGACCATCTCTGAATCAGCTTTTTGTGCATTACTGGCCTCAGACATTTTTGCCGTTTCAATCTGTGCCATCTCCAATAGGTCAGACTCAATCACCACAATTCTGTCAACAACGTCAAATTGTTTCAATTCCGTGCCACAGACTTTCTGTTCTTCTACAATGCCAGTGTCTGTAACATGTTCACATCCTGAGAACTCTTCACGATGTCCATCGTTCTCTTTTTCCACGGTCTCTTGATTTGTTTCCTCATTGTGGCCTTCAATTACTTCCTTTTCATGCAAAACTGAGGTGTCATTTAAAAGACTCCTTAATTCCTGTGTTGAGTCCAGCTGAATAAACATGCCTTCATCCACCATTTGTGATTTACTCACTTCATATTCATGCTCAGTTCTTACATTTAGCTCATTTATGTCCTGATCATAAACACATTCTGTTATATTCTTCACTGAGACCAATGGGGCCACTGCTTTATTTTCCATTTCACACACACCTGCCTGTTCTTCAGGGTCAAAGCTTTGGTCAGTAAAATCACTTTTAATTGGTTCTTTATCATGTTCATTATACTTTTTAATTGAGATTTCTTCAAtactttccttttcctttttacttCTCTGCTCCTGGTTTTCATTCCTCTTCGCATTCAGATCACCTTCCTCAGCCAGTAAGCCTTGTTTGATAAACCCACTTTTAATTGGTTCTTCTTCACCTTCATCATACTCTTTCATTGAGATTTTTTCAATGCATTGCTCATCCTCTTCATGCTTCTTTCTCTGCTCCTGGttttcatttctctcagcatTTACATCAGCTTCCTCTGCCAATGAGCCTTGTTTGAAAAACTCACTTTTAATAGGTTCTTCTTCACCTTCATCATACTCTCTCCTTGAGATTTCTTCAAtactctcctcttcttcttcaagTTTCCTTGTCTGCTCCTGGTTTTCATTACTCTTAGCATTTAGATCAGCTTCCTCAGCCAATGAGACTTGTTTGATAAACTCACTTTTAATTGGTTCTTCTTTACCTTTATCATACTCTCTTCTTGAGATTTGTTCAATACTCTCCTGATCAAGTTTTCTTCTCTGCTCCTGGTTTTCATTACTCTCAGCATTTAGATCAGCTTCCTCAGCCAATGAGCCTTGTTTGATAAACTCACTTTTAATAGGTTCTTCTTCACCTTTATCATACTCTCTTCTTGAGATTTGTTCAGTACTCTCCTCTTCAAGTTTTCTTCTCTGCTCCTGGTTTTCATTACTCTCAGCATTTAGATCAGCTTCCTCAGCCAATGAGCCTTGTTTGATAAACTCACTTTTAATAGGTTCTTCTTCACCTTCATCATACTCTCTCCTTGAGATTTCTTCaattctctcctcttcttcttcaagCTTCCTTGTCTGCTCCTGGTTTTCATTACTCTCAGCATTTAGATCAGCTTCCTCAGCCAATGAGCCTTGTGTGATAAACTCACTTTTAATAGGTTCTTCTTCACCTTCATCATACTCTTTCCTTGAAATTTCTTTAAGACCTTCCTCCTCCTTTTCCAGTTTCCTTCTCTGCTCCAGGATTTCATTCCTCTCAGCATTTAGATCATCTTCCTCAGCCAATGAGCCTTGTGTGATAAACTCACTGTTAATAGGTTCTTCTTCACCTCCATCATACTCTTTCCTTGAGATATCTTCAATGCATTGCTCATCCTCTTCAAGTTTCCTTATCTGCTCCTGGTTTTCATTTCTCTCAAGATTTAGATCAGGTTCCTCAGCCAGTAAGCCAGGTGTGACAAGCTCACTTTTAatgggttcttctttaccttcATCATACTCTCTCCTTGAGATTTCTTCAAGACCTTTCTCTTCCTTTTCCAGTTTCCTTCTCTGCTCCAGGATTTCATTCCTCTCAGCATTTAGATCAGCTTCCTCAGCCAATGAGCCTTGTGTGATAAACTCACTTTTAATAGGTTCTTCTTCACCTTCATCATACTCTTTCCTTGAGATTTCTTCAAGACCTTCCTTCTCCTTTTCCAGTTTCCTTCTCTGCTCCAGGATCTCATCCCTCTCAGCATTTAGATCAGCTTCCTCAGCCAATGAGCCTTGTGTGataaaatcacttttaatagGTTCTTCTTCACCTTCAT
The DNA window shown above is from Clarias gariepinus isolate MV-2021 ecotype Netherlands chromosome 14, CGAR_prim_01v2, whole genome shotgun sequence and carries:
- the si:ch211-136m16.8 gene encoding trichohyalin isoform X2, whose amino-acid sequence is MEGSESAINRFGRAIWTVWGYLRGTVGRYLRPEVTNEEAHNLHFKQEDSEAISKSSIELKEKEEGKERTETKLNETRDDLLCPGVRVRAAAVQWESIAHGGHEVKDKSKHICHSSEEKNKKSQTKSDNEQIFENQEKFSAYTDAGIKNRDSTLSGSEEGDLNAERREQEQTKKLEKKEEEKTMMIENDDTEKEHLKCKFVNQNLSTKEANLSVERSEKNQEQEKASEKHVEVEDVDELMRQENDETQKEQSQEKTRKQKEEDVDIMRKDKDKHEKELLKNESINQGLLTNEIDITVERNENSQEQKRKQEEEDKLVDEIIKRENEVPEKDPTKSQFVEQALLTKEAALNVERGKSSQEQRTKHEEAENSDKIITRLIETGNEILTRDNNQNDEEPIKCEFNDQGFLTNEADLNVETEGSQDIKSLLAVEADLNVENIENQEQIRKLEKEERSHEQISRREYERSEEEPINSEFIKQGLLAEKGDLYAGRNENQEQRRKFVEESIEEISRREYDEGEEEHIKSEFITQGSLAEEADLNAERNEILEQRRKLEEEEEGLEEISRKEYDEGEEEPIKSEFITQGSLAEEADLNAESNENQEQTRKLEEEEERIEEISRRECDEGEEEPSKSELIGSKKQRRKLEKEEEGLEEISRKEYDEGEEEPIKSVFITQGSLAEEADLNAERNEILEQRRKLEKEEEELEEISRKEYDEGEEEPIKSKFITQGSLAKEADLNAESNENQEQTRKLEEEEERIEEISREEYDEGEEEFIKMEFIKHGSLAEEADLNIERNEILEQRRKLEKDEEGLEEISRREYDEVKEEPIKSELVTPGLLAEKPDLDLERNENQEQIRKLEEDEQCIEDISMKEYDEGEEEPIKSDFITQGSLAEEADLNAERNEILEQRRKLEKEEEGLEEISRKEYDEGEEEPIKSEFITQGSLAEEADLNAEMNEILEQRRKLEKEEKGLEEISRREYDEGKEEPIKSELVTPGLLAEEPDLNLERNENQEQRRKLEEDEQCIEDISRKEYDGDEEEPIKSEFITQGSLAEEADLNAERNEILEQRRKLEKEEKGLEEISKKEYDEGKEEPIKSVFITQGLLAEEADLNSESNENQEQTRKLEEEEERIEEISRREYDEGEEEPIKSDFITQGSLAEEADLNAERDEILEQRRKLEKEKEGLEEISRKEYDEGEEEPIKSEFITQGSLAEEADLNAERNEILEQRRKLEKEEKGLEEISRREYDEGKEEPIKSELVTPGLLAEEPDLNLERNENQEQIRKLEEDEQCIEDISRKEYDGGEEEPINSEFITQGSLAEEDDLNAERNEILEQRRKLEKEEEGLKEISRKEYDEGEEEPIKSEFITQGSLAEEADLNAESNENQEQTRKLEEEEERIEEISRREYDEGEEEPIKSEFIKQGSLAEEADLNAESNENQEQRRKLEEESTEQISRREYDKGEEEPIKSEFIKQGSLAEEADLNAESNENQEQRRKLDQESIEQISRREYDKGKEEPIKSEFIKQVSLAEEADLNAKSNENQEQTRKLEEEEESIEEISRREYDEGEEEPIKSEFFKQGSLAEEADVNAERNENQEQRKKHEEDEQCIEKISMKEYDEGEEEPIKSGFIKQGLLAEEGDLNAKRNENQEQRSKKEKESIEEISIKKYNEHDKEPIKSDFTDQSFDPEEQAGVCEMENKAVAPLVSVKNITECVYDQDINELNVRTEHEYEVSKSQMVDEGMFIQLDSTQELRSLLNDTSVLHEKEVIEGHNEETNQETVEKENDGHREEFSGCEHVTDTGIVEEQKVCGTELKQFDVVDRIVVIESDLLEMAQIETAKMSEASNAQKADSEMVLNIDLEELDDKACDQNSSEIQQPAIVTEENIEGVITRPETGTGNQTETVKTTPKFRAEAAAMDVKKSTEKDTSSYKQPIEREEVAVQEKTGQCFLEQWSLLEEPNDTRINELRLCEAPLSEVKSVSLERVDKPAVESIYEMQSSSFQEECSSETAFKIKAISSSPGQTPEDFETRSEETLMSRGEHTYEQAQPNCSFSLVEKTIFGDNPVEDKINQDKYKVLSLKREIGYSEGLCLPERESEQETLEMPKNLLKDTEEQELIDKAEPGLLVEIKDVTPRFGVMKGIISDLTKKLDKRRNDHESEVENLKEMSGSNLNVEILSDTKECKIDFVAEMTDIESIGSISTIGEMESGEKTQEPITKEEKDKCQLVFSETTASKEISKELKKEIKHGESVMDSKEYKEERDRSGQKRGFENVAGDKDKDKPSGLTDLLFLSEASSLDFTVQKSKIAVKNPLVRPPKDPRMLINMPSVEPLTPPQPTQPSFLKKSPLGGASIPKGVIGFKLPGLGAGFPALRKTEAGKKIRDGEDTESATSQKSDSSSQSADDNVKQETLPPKPKWTPPRQPGMGSPMMMAELKSKLRKPAKE